In a single window of the Aridibaculum aurantiacum genome:
- a CDS encoding TolC family protein: MFNKIKPYIVIAAVTITGCTTIKQAELPEGVQLPSSFGSTADTAGGRLVLKDFFTDLNLQRLIDTALATNFDLQVAVQRIEVARLNTRIANAARLPQVNAVAGLSLDKYGRYTLNGVGNFDTNLSPNIDEKRQIPDPTPEYFLGFRSSWEADIWGRLKDRSRAAYTRYLASQKGRQWVATQLVAEVASNYYELMALDHQLKIIKTNIALQQRGLEIVEAQMAGGRATALAVRQFKAQVLNTQATELDIRQAIVRTENNLNYLLGRLPSKIVRDTSIIAKQVPARIQAGIPADILLRRPDVQQAELELIAARADISAARKAMLPSLSINPYIGLNAFKAPLLLSGASVAAGVASSLAAPIINRRAIIAGVHIANAEQATAFYNYQRNIVQGYQEVVTHLQAVDNLKQAYDLKVEEVETLTEGVANANDLYLAGYANYLEVIVAQASVLRAQIEQTNMKKEIFQSIINLYRSVGGGA, translated from the coding sequence ATGTTCAACAAGATCAAACCTTATATTGTAATAGCAGCAGTTACCATAACTGGTTGCACAACTATAAAACAGGCAGAACTACCTGAGGGTGTACAACTGCCATCCAGCTTTGGCTCTACTGCAGATACTGCTGGTGGGCGGCTGGTACTGAAAGACTTCTTCACTGACCTAAACCTGCAACGGTTGATAGATACTGCACTGGCTACCAATTTTGATCTGCAGGTAGCAGTACAACGTATTGAAGTAGCGCGGCTGAATACCCGTATTGCTAACGCAGCAAGGCTACCACAGGTAAATGCTGTTGCGGGTTTATCGCTGGATAAATATGGCAGGTATACTTTGAATGGTGTAGGAAACTTCGATACCAATCTATCGCCCAATATTGATGAAAAGCGGCAGATACCAGACCCTACTCCAGAGTATTTCCTCGGCTTTAGAAGTTCGTGGGAAGCAGATATCTGGGGACGGCTGAAAGACAGGTCACGTGCAGCCTATACCCGCTACCTGGCCAGCCAGAAAGGAAGGCAATGGGTGGCAACCCAATTGGTGGCAGAGGTAGCAAGCAATTACTACGAGCTGATGGCGCTCGATCATCAATTGAAGATCATAAAGACAAATATTGCGCTACAGCAGCGCGGACTGGAAATAGTGGAAGCGCAGATGGCTGGTGGAAGAGCTACAGCGCTCGCCGTGCGGCAGTTTAAGGCGCAGGTGCTAAATACGCAGGCAACAGAACTTGACATTAGGCAGGCGATCGTACGCACAGAGAATAACCTGAACTACCTGCTGGGACGCTTACCGTCGAAGATCGTTCGAGATACTTCTATTATTGCGAAGCAGGTGCCTGCACGTATACAGGCAGGTATACCTGCAGATATATTGCTTCGGCGCCCGGATGTGCAGCAGGCAGAACTTGAGCTTATAGCTGCCAGGGCAGACATCAGTGCTGCGCGTAAAGCCATGTTACCTTCGCTGTCTATCAATCCTTATATCGGGCTGAATGCTTTCAAGGCGCCACTATTGCTGTCGGGTGCAAGTGTGGCTGCAGGTGTTGCAAGCTCACTGGCAGCTCCCATCATCAACAGGCGGGCAATTATTGCCGGGGTACATATTGCAAATGCAGAGCAGGCCACAGCATTCTACAACTACCAGCGCAACATTGTGCAAGGCTACCAGGAAGTAGTGACGCATCTGCAGGCAGTTGACAACCTAAAGCAGGCATATGACCTGAAGGTGGAAGAAGTGGAAACCTTAACTGAAGGTGTAGCCAATGCCAATGATCTTTACCTGGCAGGTTATGCGAACTATTTGGAAGTGATAGTAGCACAAGCGAGTGTATTACGGGCCCAGATAGAACAAACAAACATGAAGAAAGAGATATTTCAATCCATCATCAACCTTTACAGGTCTGTAGGTGGTGGGGCTTGA
- a CDS encoding agenet domain-containing protein, translating to MKSIITLVLCTLFAIVATAQTYVKGTKVEVNWSPGTWYKATVIDVSDNQFKVHLDDYGDAYDQWVSKDKLRPLPTNNAIKAAPAGASRFSPGSKIEIDYNGTWYKGSVLEVNGDKYKIHYDGYSDSWDTWVTADKIRTASNTSVNAAATTRGNATTTQIRSTVRAADYKDTNGKLYFRTLTWTGMYGTSLDISWLYLGNNGSIVRNPINGVNPVDFKAELANNASNTGKYKIAGNKMNITWSDGKTAEWSLETRNGEYVAIDGGIVTRPNALPANYRISGQYAGGAVLPNVSSISTFIFSKDGTFTLKRSGAVHTADITGLSQDTNKGTYTITGNTLRLIFDNGQKQVANILIWDMKGGKRYLVINSTSYPQE from the coding sequence ATGAAATCAATCATCACCCTTGTCTTGTGTACACTATTTGCTATAGTGGCTACCGCCCAGACCTATGTAAAAGGAACAAAAGTGGAAGTAAACTGGAGCCCGGGCACGTGGTACAAAGCAACAGTAATTGATGTAAGCGACAACCAGTTCAAGGTACATTTAGACGACTATGGTGATGCTTACGATCAATGGGTGTCAAAAGATAAACTTCGGCCCTTACCAACGAACAATGCAATTAAGGCTGCTCCTGCTGGCGCATCTCGTTTCTCGCCGGGAAGTAAAATAGAAATAGACTATAACGGTACGTGGTACAAAGGATCGGTATTGGAAGTGAATGGTGACAAGTACAAAATTCATTATGACGGCTACAGCGACTCCTGGGACACATGGGTAACAGCCGATAAGATAAGAACTGCAAGTAATACTTCCGTAAATGCAGCCGCAACTACAAGGGGTAATGCAACTACCACACAAATCAGGTCAACTGTAAGGGCTGCAGATTACAAAGACACCAATGGTAAGTTATACTTTCGCACCCTTACATGGACCGGCATGTATGGAACCAGTCTCGACATCTCATGGCTATACCTGGGAAATAATGGGAGTATTGTACGTAATCCTATCAATGGTGTAAACCCCGTTGATTTCAAAGCTGAACTCGCAAACAATGCAAGCAATACCGGCAAGTATAAAATAGCTGGTAATAAAATGAACATTACATGGAGTGATGGAAAAACAGCCGAATGGAGTCTTGAAACCAGGAACGGTGAATACGTAGCAATTGATGGAGGAATTGTTACACGGCCAAACGCGCTACCGGCCAATTATAGAATTAGTGGCCAGTATGCAGGTGGTGCTGTATTACCTAATGTATCTTCCATCAGCACATTTATCTTTAGCAAAGACGGAACATTTACCCTTAAAAGATCTGGCGCAGTGCATACTGCCGATATAACCGGGTTGTCGCAAGACACCAACAAAGGAACTTACACCATTACAGGCAACACCTTGCGACTAATCTTCGATAATGGTCAAAAGCAGGTAGCCAATATTTTGATCTGGGATATGAAGGGAGGCAAGAGATACCTGGTGATCAACAGCACGTCTTACCCGCAGGAATAA
- a CDS encoding glycoside hydrolase family 95 protein — protein sequence MRIISCLLLLLVFIDRVYGQRNQDLRLWYDKPATNWNEALPIGNGRVAAMVFGTAGTERLQLNEETVWAGEPGNNVPGGTYDSIVKMRKLLFEGRYKDAQDLSNRTFPRQAAKDNNYGMQYQPVGNLYIHFPGHEKHSYYYRDLDIQNAVSTVSYTVNGISFRREMFASLADGVIIVRLTADKPNSINCVLSTNTLHKVRNVKTQNNNLVLTGTTSSVDNKTGRVNFEAQIRPMVEGGNILVSDTSITISGANAATVYISMASNVVSYKDISGDPASKASKFLTAAIAKNYAVAKAAHIKSYRKYFDRATLDLGSTDQVKKPTDVRVAEFSNHPDPQLVSLYFQFGRYLMISGSQPGTQPTNLQGKWNERLSPPWDSKYTININTEMNYWPAENTNLSELHQPLFDMIRDLSVTGKESAAKMYRARGWNTHHNTDLWRITGIVDGGFYGMWPMGGAWLTQHMWYHYMYTGNKSFLKEVYPVLKGAATFYVDVLQEEPTNKWLVVAPSMSPENSYQSGVGVSAGTTIDNQLVFDVFSNAITAASILNTDKAFADTLKMMIKRLPPMQVGQHGQLQEWLQDWDRPNDKHRHISHLYGLYPANQISPYRNPQLFDAARTSLINRGDKSTGWSMGWKVNWWARLQDGNRAYKLISDQLTPAPIDDKGESGGTYPNLLDAHPPFQIDGNFGCTAGIAEMLVQSHDGAIHILPAIPDAWPAGSVKGLVTRGGFVVDITWKNRKVETLVITSKLGGNCRIRIHDDLQASGKTKLVKATGSNANPFFAIPEIKQPLISGKSKLNEVKLKPVKEYDMPTRAGQQYVLKGL from the coding sequence ATGAGGATAATATCCTGCCTGTTACTGCTTCTTGTGTTTATTGATCGTGTCTATGGTCAGCGCAATCAAGACCTCAGGCTGTGGTACGATAAGCCTGCTACCAATTGGAATGAAGCGCTGCCAATTGGCAACGGCAGGGTGGCAGCCATGGTGTTTGGTACAGCAGGCACCGAGAGATTGCAACTGAATGAAGAAACCGTATGGGCAGGCGAACCGGGCAATAATGTTCCTGGCGGCACTTACGATAGCATAGTGAAGATGCGCAAGCTGTTATTTGAAGGCAGGTACAAGGATGCACAGGACTTATCGAACAGAACATTCCCGAGGCAGGCTGCAAAGGATAATAACTATGGCATGCAGTATCAGCCTGTAGGTAATTTATATATCCATTTTCCGGGGCATGAAAAACATTCCTACTACTACCGCGACCTCGATATTCAAAACGCTGTTTCTACGGTCTCTTATACAGTAAATGGTATTTCATTCAGGCGGGAAATGTTTGCTTCTCTTGCTGACGGAGTAATCATTGTAAGACTGACGGCAGATAAGCCAAACAGCATCAACTGTGTGCTGAGCACCAACACCCTGCATAAGGTGCGTAATGTGAAGACACAAAACAATAACCTGGTATTGACAGGAACAACCAGCAGTGTAGACAATAAGACTGGAAGGGTAAATTTTGAGGCGCAGATCAGGCCAATGGTTGAAGGCGGTAATATTTTGGTGAGTGATACAAGCATCACCATTTCGGGTGCAAATGCCGCTACTGTATATATTTCTATGGCGAGCAATGTTGTCAGTTACAAAGACATCAGCGGAGATCCTGCTTCTAAAGCATCCAAATTTCTTACGGCAGCTATAGCCAAAAATTATGCTGTTGCAAAAGCAGCACATATCAAAAGCTACCGGAAGTATTTCGATCGTGCAACACTTGATCTTGGAAGTACAGACCAGGTGAAGAAGCCAACCGATGTACGCGTAGCAGAATTCAGTAATCATCCCGATCCGCAGTTGGTGTCTTTGTATTTTCAGTTTGGCCGCTACTTAATGATATCCGGCTCGCAGCCCGGTACGCAGCCCACCAATCTCCAGGGCAAGTGGAATGAGCGGCTAAGCCCGCCGTGGGACAGCAAGTACACGATCAACATCAATACAGAAATGAACTACTGGCCTGCAGAAAATACCAATCTCTCTGAACTGCATCAGCCTCTATTTGATATGATCAGAGACCTGTCTGTTACCGGTAAAGAAAGCGCTGCGAAAATGTACCGTGCACGCGGATGGAACACACATCACAATACCGACCTGTGGAGGATAACAGGGATTGTTGACGGTGGCTTTTACGGTATGTGGCCAATGGGTGGAGCATGGCTGACGCAACACATGTGGTACCACTATATGTACACAGGCAATAAAAGCTTTCTGAAAGAAGTATATCCTGTACTGAAAGGTGCTGCAACATTTTATGTGGATGTATTGCAGGAAGAACCAACCAACAAGTGGCTGGTTGTTGCGCCATCCATGTCGCCCGAAAACAGTTACCAGAGTGGTGTAGGTGTTTCGGCTGGTACAACCATCGACAATCAACTGGTGTTTGATGTATTCTCCAATGCCATAACAGCCGCTTCCATTCTCAACACGGATAAAGCTTTTGCTGATACATTGAAGATGATGATAAAAAGACTGCCTCCTATGCAGGTAGGCCAGCACGGACAACTGCAGGAGTGGCTGCAGGACTGGGACCGGCCGAACGACAAACACCGCCATATCTCTCACTTGTATGGACTATATCCTGCCAACCAGATCTCTCCTTACCGCAACCCACAATTGTTCGATGCAGCAAGAACATCATTGATCAATCGCGGTGATAAATCTACCGGGTGGTCGATGGGCTGGAAAGTAAACTGGTGGGCAAGATTACAGGATGGCAACAGGGCGTATAAACTGATATCAGACCAGCTGACACCGGCACCCATTGATGACAAGGGTGAAAGTGGCGGCACGTATCCCAACTTACTGGATGCGCATCCGCCGTTCCAGATCGACGGCAACTTCGGATGCACTGCCGGCATTGCTGAAATGCTTGTTCAATCACATGATGGCGCCATTCATATCCTTCCGGCTATACCCGATGCATGGCCCGCCGGCAGTGTAAAAGGACTGGTAACACGAGGCGGTTTTGTTGTCGACATCACCTGGAAAAACAGGAAGGTTGAAACCCTGGTGATAACATCAAAGCTTGGAGGGAACTGCCGGATAAGAATACATGATGATCTACAGGCAAGCGGTAAAACAAAACTGGTAAAAGCAACCGGATCAAATGCCAATCCCTTCTTCGCCATACCGGAAATAAAGCAGCCACTGATCTCAGGAAAATCTAAACTGAATGAAGTAAAGCTAAAGCCGGTAAAGGAATATGACATGCCCACAAGGGCGGGACAGCAGTATGTGCTGAAAGGTCTGTAG
- a CDS encoding efflux RND transporter periplasmic adaptor subunit has protein sequence MKIYLMGAIVLAALSTGCTSKKETKETTTVHEVPVIQLQQVDTALHQDYVADIQALKNVEIRSRVNGFLEQVYVDEGRPVRKGQLLFRISNREYINDLDKAKASVESARAAVRIAEVEMERVKVLVEKKVIAKSELDLAQARVADAKARVSEARSMVAAAETKISYMSVRSPFNGVIDRLPMKIGSVIDEGSLLTTISDNQEMYAYFDVSENEYLQHVKLLEGKFKQDGAAALILSDGSRYPHTGKIETQESQFSDNTGSLAFRAKFPNPNYMLKHGASGKIQLATILDDKVLVPQKAVLEIQDKSFVFVVGPNNKVKMQSFTPQLRISEYIVVKDGLNHGDKIVYEGVQNIRDGAEIKPRLHTTREDVVASR, from the coding sequence ATGAAAATTTACCTGATGGGAGCTATTGTATTAGCTGCCCTTAGTACCGGATGTACGTCAAAAAAAGAAACAAAAGAAACAACAACTGTTCATGAAGTGCCGGTGATCCAGCTTCAGCAAGTGGATACTGCGCTGCACCAGGATTATGTAGCCGATATACAAGCATTGAAAAATGTGGAGATCAGGTCGAGGGTGAATGGTTTCCTGGAGCAGGTGTATGTAGACGAGGGACGGCCTGTAAGAAAGGGTCAACTTCTCTTCAGAATCAGTAACCGCGAATACATCAATGACCTGGATAAGGCAAAGGCAAGTGTAGAAAGTGCACGTGCCGCTGTGCGCATTGCCGAAGTAGAAATGGAGCGGGTAAAAGTGCTGGTTGAAAAGAAGGTGATTGCTAAATCGGAGCTTGACCTGGCGCAGGCACGGGTGGCCGATGCAAAGGCACGTGTATCAGAAGCACGGTCAATGGTAGCAGCTGCTGAGACCAAGATCAGTTATATGTCTGTCAGGTCACCATTTAATGGAGTGATTGACAGGTTACCAATGAAAATAGGCAGCGTGATAGATGAGGGCAGCTTACTCACTACCATCTCTGACAACCAGGAGATGTATGCATACTTTGATGTTTCGGAGAATGAATACCTGCAACACGTGAAGTTGCTGGAGGGCAAGTTTAAGCAAGATGGAGCAGCTGCGCTCATACTGTCTGATGGTAGCCGGTACCCGCACACCGGAAAGATAGAGACACAGGAATCACAGTTCTCTGATAACACAGGATCGCTGGCATTTCGTGCAAAATTTCCTAATCCTAACTACATGCTGAAGCACGGCGCTTCTGGTAAAATACAATTAGCCACCATCCTGGATGATAAGGTATTGGTGCCACAAAAGGCGGTGCTTGAGATACAGGATAAAAGCTTCGTGTTTGTAGTTGGTCCCAATAACAAAGTGAAGATGCAAAGCTTTACACCGCAACTACGCATTTCAGAATATATAGTGGTAAAAGATGGATTGAACCATGGTGATAAGATAGTGTACGAAGGCGTGCAAAATATTCGCGATGGCGCAGAGATCAAACCACGATTGCATACTACCAGAGAAGACGTAGTAGCCAGCCGATAA
- a CDS encoding efflux RND transporter permease subunit has protein sequence MIETFIRRPVLSLVISLIITLLGVLALFGLPITQFPDIVPPSVVVTASYNGANAEVCAKAVATPLERAINGVPGMTYMNSVSSNNGVTLIQVFFDVGTDPDQAAVNVQNRVTTVLDELPEEVIKAGVTTEKEVNSMLLYLNVMSKDTSMNEEFIYNFADINVLQELKRIDGVGFVTIMGSRDYSMRVWLKPDRMLAYNISSEEVIAALRRQNIEAAPGVAGENSGKSSEVKQYVLKYTGKFNKPEDYEQVVLKAEDNGGLVRLKDIADIEFGTVSYDMASKTDGRPSASIMVKQRPGSNARDVINNIKEKMQELKATTFPPGMEYNYAYDVSRFLDASINEVMHTLIEAFILVFIVVFIFLQDIRSTIIPALAVPVALVGTLAFLQLLGFSINILTLFALVLAIGIVVDNAIVVVEAVHVKMEQDHLNAMDATIAAMKEITAAVIAITLVMSAVFIPVAFLSGPVGVFYRQFSLTLAIAIVISGINALTLTPALCALMLKHNTGRKKKNLLDKFFSRFNKLYNKTENKYGSLVTRLAVRKPVTIVLLLFFVAATWGASAILPSGFIPTEDQGMIYVNVTTPAGSTVERTEKVLDELERITKKVESVENVSTLAGYSLMSEISGASYGMAMINLAPWEARDASVDDIIQQLEKNTKHISDASIEFFSPPTVPGFGNASGFEMRLLDKNKANTLDETSEVTQKFLSALQQNKVINGAFTSFDPNFPQYLIHVDQDVAAQKGISIDNAMSTLQTLVGSYYATNFIRFGQMYKVMLQAYPQYRAKPEDILRLHVKNEQGLMVPYSTFIRMERIFGPEQITRYNMYTAAMINGEAAKGFSSSEAIEAVEATAAQVLPRGYMIEWSGMTREQILSGNQAVYIFILCLVFVYLLLAAQYESFMLPLPVILSLPTGIFGAFIALKLAGLENNIYAQVALVMLIGLLGKNAILIVEFAELRRKEGLSILAAAKEGAKARLRPILMTSFAFIAGLIPLCIASGAGALGNRSIGTAAAGGMFFGTVFGIIIIPGLYVIFASIGNKNKHRKMKVQVAPQPQHVNGHHSINQPQA, from the coding sequence ATGATTGAAACTTTCATCAGGAGACCCGTATTGTCTCTTGTGATTTCCCTGATAATAACACTGCTGGGCGTGCTTGCATTGTTCGGGCTCCCGATAACACAGTTCCCGGATATAGTGCCGCCGTCGGTTGTAGTAACGGCCAGCTACAATGGCGCCAATGCAGAAGTATGTGCCAAGGCTGTAGCCACTCCACTGGAACGCGCCATTAATGGTGTGCCTGGTATGACGTATATGAACTCTGTAAGTAGTAACAATGGCGTTACGCTCATACAAGTGTTTTTTGATGTAGGTACCGATCCTGACCAGGCTGCAGTAAACGTGCAGAACCGCGTTACCACCGTGCTTGACGAGCTGCCTGAAGAGGTGATAAAAGCAGGTGTTACTACAGAAAAAGAAGTGAACAGTATGCTGCTTTACCTGAATGTCATGAGTAAGGACACCAGCATGAACGAAGAGTTCATTTACAACTTCGCCGACATAAATGTTTTGCAGGAACTAAAGCGGATCGATGGAGTAGGATTTGTTACGATCATGGGCTCGAGAGACTATTCTATGCGGGTATGGCTGAAGCCGGACCGGATGCTGGCGTACAATATTTCGAGCGAGGAAGTGATAGCTGCACTGCGTCGGCAAAATATAGAAGCGGCGCCGGGAGTGGCAGGAGAGAACTCCGGCAAGAGCAGCGAGGTAAAACAATACGTACTTAAATATACAGGTAAGTTCAATAAACCGGAGGACTATGAACAGGTAGTGCTAAAGGCAGAAGATAATGGTGGCCTGGTACGATTGAAAGATATAGCCGATATCGAGTTTGGAACTGTTAGTTATGATATGGCTTCCAAAACAGACGGGCGTCCATCAGCCTCCATCATGGTAAAGCAGCGGCCGGGTTCTAATGCGCGTGACGTTATCAACAACATCAAAGAAAAGATGCAGGAGCTAAAGGCTACCACGTTTCCTCCTGGTATGGAATACAACTATGCGTATGATGTATCGAGGTTCCTTGATGCAAGTATCAACGAGGTAATGCACACGCTGATCGAGGCATTTATTCTCGTGTTCATCGTGGTATTCATCTTCCTGCAAGACATTCGTTCTACCATAATTCCTGCACTGGCTGTACCGGTAGCACTGGTGGGAACACTGGCATTCCTGCAACTGCTTGGTTTCTCTATCAACATTTTAACGCTCTTTGCACTGGTACTTGCTATTGGTATAGTGGTAGATAATGCTATCGTGGTAGTAGAGGCTGTCCATGTGAAAATGGAGCAGGATCATCTGAATGCGATGGACGCTACCATAGCTGCAATGAAAGAGATAACGGCAGCTGTAATTGCCATCACCTTGGTGATGTCTGCTGTATTCATTCCTGTTGCTTTCCTTTCAGGACCTGTAGGTGTGTTTTACCGGCAGTTCTCTCTTACGCTGGCTATCGCTATTGTTATCTCGGGTATAAACGCGCTGACACTTACTCCTGCACTGTGTGCTCTTATGCTTAAGCACAATACCGGTAGAAAGAAGAAAAACCTGCTGGACAAGTTCTTTTCGCGCTTCAACAAGTTGTACAACAAGACAGAGAACAAGTATGGCAGTCTCGTTACGCGCCTGGCTGTAAGGAAGCCGGTAACGATCGTACTGTTGTTGTTTTTTGTTGCTGCTACATGGGGAGCGAGTGCTATACTTCCTTCCGGTTTCATTCCTACCGAAGACCAGGGAATGATATACGTGAATGTGACCACTCCTGCAGGTTCTACCGTGGAGCGTACAGAGAAGGTGCTTGACGAACTGGAACGCATAACAAAGAAAGTGGAGTCGGTAGAGAACGTGAGTACGCTGGCGGGTTATAGCCTAATGAGTGAGATCAGTGGCGCATCGTATGGTATGGCGATGATCAACCTTGCGCCGTGGGAAGCACGTGATGCCTCGGTAGATGACATCATACAACAGCTGGAGAAAAATACAAAACACATCAGCGATGCATCGATAGAATTTTTCTCGCCGCCTACTGTTCCTGGGTTTGGTAACGCAAGTGGTTTTGAAATGCGTTTGCTGGATAAGAACAAGGCGAATACGTTGGATGAAACCTCGGAGGTAACACAGAAATTTCTTTCGGCATTGCAGCAAAACAAAGTGATCAATGGGGCCTTTACCAGCTTCGATCCCAACTTTCCGCAGTACCTCATTCACGTAGACCAGGATGTGGCTGCACAAAAAGGAATTAGTATAGATAATGCTATGAGTACGCTGCAAACCCTGGTGGGTAGCTACTATGCCACCAACTTCATACGCTTTGGGCAGATGTACAAGGTAATGCTGCAGGCGTACCCGCAATACAGGGCAAAACCTGAAGACATACTTCGTTTGCATGTAAAGAATGAGCAGGGGCTGATGGTGCCGTATTCCACCTTCATCAGGATGGAAAGGATATTCGGCCCTGAACAAATTACGCGGTACAATATGTACACAGCAGCCATGATAAATGGCGAAGCAGCAAAGGGCTTTAGCAGCAGCGAAGCAATTGAAGCTGTGGAAGCAACAGCAGCGCAGGTATTGCCGCGTGGCTACATGATCGAGTGGTCGGGTATGACGAGGGAACAGATACTTTCCGGCAACCAGGCTGTATATATCTTTATTCTCTGCCTCGTGTTTGTATACCTTCTACTGGCTGCGCAATACGAAAGCTTTATGCTGCCACTGCCGGTGATATTGTCTTTACCTACGGGAATATTCGGAGCCTTCATTGCGCTAAAACTTGCGGGTCTTGAAAACAATATTTATGCGCAGGTAGCGCTGGTAATGTTGATCGGCCTGCTGGGTAAGAATGCCATCTTGATAGTAGAATTTGCGGAACTACGGCGCAAGGAGGGACTATCCATACTGGCAGCAGCCAAAGAAGGAGCGAAGGCAAGACTACGACCTATTCTTATGACGTCTTTTGCTTTCATTGCAGGCTTGATACCATTGTGTATCGCATCGGGAGCAGGCGCTTTGGGCAATCGTTCCATAGGTACTGCCGCTGCCGGCGGCATGTTCTTCGGAACCGTGTTTGGCATAATCATTATCCCCGGCCTCTATGTCATTTTCGCTTCTATCGGCAATAAAAACAAGCACAGGAAGATGAAAGTGCAAGTGGCTCCCCAGCCACAGCATGTGAATGGTCATCATTCCATAAATCAACCCCAGGCATAA